In one window of Helianthus annuus cultivar XRQ/B chromosome 17, HanXRQr2.0-SUNRISE, whole genome shotgun sequence DNA:
- the LOC110922217 gene encoding uncharacterized protein LOC110922217 — MFFFYYHTYRDLQFHSPLSIQYQVHQEWGSCRISLMLLERFNLDPLMFLSLNNTQVVKGSRCNQQYTQCGCNSECGKDCPCLNNSPAVKSIVGMYYEFKK; from the exons ATGTTCTTCTTTTACTATCATACTTATCGTGATCTGCAGTTTCACTCTCCTCTTTCCATCCAATATCAA GTTCACCAGGAGTGGGGTTCATGCCGCATATCCTTGATGTTGCTGGAGAGGTTCAACCTTGACCCTTTAATGTTTCTTTCTTTG AATAATACACAG GTAGTTAAAGGTTCAAGGTGCAACCAACAATATACTCAATGTGGATGCAACTCGGAGTGTGGAAAGGATTGCCCCTGCTTAAACAATTCCCCTGCTGTGAAAAGTATTGTGGGTATGTATTATGAGTTTAAGAAGTGA
- the LOC110923927 gene encoding uncharacterized protein LOC110923927: MNYLSINVRGMGDSVSDKPKWIKDIKRNHRIGFMGLHETPFANVSGINIPAFWGLAPFDFDFVDAQGRSGGIISIWDPDLFIKSGAEKSRHWLLTSGFIKGINLEVHILNIYAPQTAPAKRLLWEDISALKASKQGIWIIFGDFNAVCIPEDRRNSTFNSSEAKDFNEFIHNSGLEKFSMKGRRYTYAKKKGAKMSKIDRFLICTNFMENWSDACLTALPRFLSDHSPLVLATNPLDFGSIPFRFFNSWLTVQGLM; the protein is encoded by the coding sequence ATGAATTATCTATCCATAAATGTTAGAGGGATGGGCGATTCTGTTTCAGATAAGCCAAAGTGGATTAAGGATATCAAGCGTAATCACCGTATTGGTTTCATGGGTCTGCACGAAACACCATTTGCTAACGTTTCTGGGATTAATATCCCAGCTTTTTGGGGTCTTGCCCCTTTTGACTTTGATTTTGTAGATGCTCAGGGGCGCTCAGGGGGTATCATCTCGATTTGGGACCCCGACCTGTTCATCAAATCGGGAGCTGAAAAGAGCAGACACTGGTTACTCACTAGTGGTTTTATTAAAGGCATTAATTTGGAGGTTCACATCTTGAACATTTATGCCCCGCAAACTGCTCCGGCTAAACGTTTACTTTGGGAAGATATTTCAGCTCTAAAAGCATCCAAGCAAGGAATCTGGATCATTTTCGGAGACTTTAACGCGGTTTGTATTCCGGAAGACAGGAGAAACTCGACTTTCAACTCATCTGAAGCCAAGGATTTCAATGAGTTTATTCATAATTCAGGGCTAGAAAAGTTCTCTATGAAAGGTAGGCGGTACACTTACGCTAAAAAGAAAGGCGCAAAAATGAGTAAGATTGATCGCTTCCTGATTTGCACCAACTTCATGGAAAATTGGTCCGACGCTTGTTTAACGGCCTTACCGAGATTTTTATCGGACCATTCTCCACTCGTTTTAGCCACCAATCCGCTTGACTTTGGCTCGATCCCATTCCGCTTTTTCAACTCGTGGTTGACCGTCCAAGGTTTGATGTGA
- the LOC110923928 gene encoding uncharacterized protein LOC110923928 translates to MNFPDTWRKWIWGILTSARSSALVNGSPTYEFQYHRGLQQGDPLSPFLFLIGMEALSCMINCACDKSILKGIGTPNGGPVISRLFYADDALIIGDWSVSNVRNMTRILRCFFLVSGLQINYNKSKLFGVGVDHVAIEHFAEFIGCSSDSLPFSYLGLPVGANMSIISHWDPSSTRSTQGYPLGKPLHSRLEVVSPSLNRCWKLSQLISFHYTKLHPRSLINLRRRGGNFFGQATRKVISSVGSAGRKSPLFSRMGAWGLLHLGKQISRSSPSGGGVSKRSMRRFGEKSSWPFMGRVEHGQLFHTPNGFPELGVP, encoded by the coding sequence ATGAATTTCCCGGATACTTGGCGGAAATGGATTTGGGGTATTTTAACTTCGGCAAGGTCTTCGGCGCTTGTCAACGGCTCTCCAACTTATGAGTTTCAATATCATAGAGGATTGCAGCAAGGCGACCCTCTTTCACCTTTTCTATTCCTCATTGGTATGGAAGCTCTCTCTTGTATGATTAATTGTGCGTGCGACAAGAGCATCCTCAAAGGGATTGGCACTCCTAATGGCGGCCCGGTAATCTCTCGCCTTTTTTATGCGGATGACGCCCTTATAATTGGTGATTGGTCGGTCTCAAATGTGCGTAATATGACCCGAATCTTGAGATGTTTCTTTTTGGTTTCGGGGCtacaaattaattataataaatccAAGCTTTTCGGTGTTGGTGTGGATCATGTTGCTATCGAACACTTTGCTGAATTTATCGGTTGCTCCTCAGATTCGCTTCCCTTCTCCTACCTTGGCCTCCCGGTTGGGGCAAATATGAGCATAATTTCTCATTGGGACCCATCCTCAACACGTTCGACTCAAGGTTATCCTCTTGGAAAGCCTCTACACTCTCGATTGGAGGTCGTCTCACCCTCCTTAAATCGGTGTTGGAAACTCTCCCAACTTATTTCTTTTCATTACACAAAGCTCCATCCAAGATCATTGATCAACTTGAGGCGAAGAGGAGGAAATTTTTTTGGGCAGGCAACTCGGAAAGTAATAAGCTCTGTTGGGTCAGCTGGGCGAAAGTCACCTCTCTTCTCAAGGATGGGGGCTTGGGGCTTACTCCACTTAGGGAAGCAAATATCACGCTCCTCAccaagtggtggtggtgtttcaAAACGGAGCATGAGGCGCTTTGGAGAAAAGTCATCATGGCCATTCATGGGTCGAGTAGAACATGGCCAGCTCTTCCACACTCCAAACGGGTTTCCGGAACTTGGCGTACCATAG